ttttctcttgctATGTCCTCAATCTGGTCTCGATCATATACATCTTTCTTGCATATCCGACGACCCTTTGACTTTTCGACCATCGAGCTTGAGACTCTTGGCTGCTTACTATGTCACCGTGTACCAGGTAATTACTACCCAACACGTCAACATTCGTCACGCAATCATGGGTGGAGTTCCGTGCGTGATGCGCAATAGATGGAGGAAAGTCCACAGCTCAGACTGATATGAAGAACGTCGTCCAGAAGTAGCAGTTGTCTCTGACGCAATCTGACTTCTACCAGGGAACCAACAGGGGAGCCGGCTGGTTGTGAATAGTAAAAGCACAATAACAACAAGACCACCAACGAAACTTTAAGTCATATATATCTTTTCATACAGTTTCTCCCCTCTACTGGGCAAGGTAATATAAAAGGGTACGTAGCATAGTCTGCCCAACTACTGTACCATACACCGAACTtagagaagaagaccaGCTCCGAAGTGACTTTCGAATGAACCGCCTTCCCCAAGTGATTCTGGCGCAACTATGCACAACAAAGTGAACGGTTGCATCCTTGTAGGATTAGTAAGGTCAAAGGTGACGTTTCGTTATCACGAGCGTTATGTGTACCTcgtttccttttcattATGTCGCACAGACAAAACATTCATAGCAAGCATATAAAACCCAACCGACACAAGCGAATACGAACCAAAACTACACAAAAACTTCTCGATACAATGTTTACTGAGACTTCCGAAACACTTACTATATACAACCAGTGTATAGCTCTTTTTCGTTGACCAGTTGAAAGTGACTAGCTATTCTCTAAGCTGATTCTAGTTACACATAAGATCTTCTATTTAATTTTCCCAGACTGGCCTACAGTTTGGGTAGGATTGTACGATTGGCACAGTCACCTAATACTCATAGCCCATGGCTTCCCTACCAGCCCGACTACCAATATCGGacctcttgcccttgggTTCTACCACACACAAATCGTCCCCTACCTCGCTCACcccaggaggaggaacaCCCTTCTCAAATGCCTCGCGCTGCTTCACGATCCACGCTTCGTTGcccctcttttccaccgggtggatggggaggaATATCTGTCCAACTGGCTGGGTGGAAAGTGGGAGCGCGGTGTGGTGGAACAAGACATCACCCGGCAAGAGCTCGGGAAGGATGACCTCGGTGCCCGCCAAGTGAGGGAAGTCAGGCGCCGGCGAAGGGCGGTGAGAGATCGTAGGGTCAAGGATCCAATTGGCAGGGTCGAGGTATGACGACGAGTCGTAGAATGAGATCTTGGATTTGAGTgggcggaagagagggcggaggagggTGTAAGTGGCAGCGTGGACGGAGGGTGGTAAGCGAGTAGGCTGGGGAGCAGCACCAGTAGGAGAGGACATGGTAGGGGTAAGAGCAAGGTGGGCGAGGAGAGCTCGAGGGGAAGACCAAGGGTTGTAAGGAGAGGGTGTGGTGCGGAAGGGAGCAATACCTTCACGGACGGTGTCGGCTTGAATGTAGACTTCCTGACCCAGGAGGGAACGTGCGAGCTGCGCGTTGGCAGAGAGAACTGAAGGATTGGCTCTGGCAGCGATAAGAGCGGGGTTCCAATAGATGCCTACAAAAATGGTGTCAGCACGGTGTCTCGATTATCGCATCTTTCCGTCGGAGTTAAAAGTGGATAAGAGGGCGACAATGACATAACTTGCGAAAGTATCCGAAGCACTGGGCTGCAGGCATTGTGATATTTCCCAGTCTTAACCGGCAAAGAGAACGTGTGAAACTTGAAGTCCCATGCTATCCAGAGGTTCTGGACGCGTGTGGATCAAGGAACGGAACTagggagaaagggagacGAAACAAGAGAAGGCACAAGTGGAAAGAAACTCACCTCGTTCACCAGCGTCATTGATCGCATGCAAAATCTCTCGAGCCCATTCAATAGCCTCGGCGTCAGGGACAACATCACGGATGACTACAGCGCCAGTGTTGCGGATTGCATCGACTGTAGACTCAGATGCGAGGTGGCCTGCcaaagaatggaaggcgATTTGAGGGATCTGATTCTGCTATTGACGTTAGCTACATGTGGAATAATAAACCCCGCTGAGAGATGACTTACGCCCGAAGATTTGATGCTTTCCAACCTAGCAAGAGTCTCGACCCAAaccgcctccacttcccTTCTCTGTTCTTCATTGCCAAGCACATCCTCTGCCCAAGCACTCCATCCATCGATCTTGCCTTCACGGTGGTAGATCTCGTACTTGACCTTGGCCTTGAGAGAGCGGCCTCTCACTTCATGAGCACCAAGAGACAAACCTTGTGCTGGAGAGGCAGTGTAAGAGTAGGGGGGACGAAGGGTAGAAGGGGTTGTAGCGGAGTAGACATGAGAGTAAGGCGGGATAAGTCGAGAAGCAGACTGAGAAGGCGAGGGCTGGTGGGCAGCAAGAGAAGTGAGAAGTCGGCGGATTGTCATGTGAAATGCGTTTGCGGCAGACGGTGGGTGAAGttgcagatgaagaaatggtATGCAAAATTCCTAATAGGGGGTTCGGGATCGTGAGTGCGGGAAAGCTCGCTTTTTGATGAGCAAGCGGACGCGAAAATTCGAAATTAACGATAGTTGTCGCTTGATCGTATTTAACAGGAGCTTATCAGTCGGCCGCCGGCCAGGCTAAGGCTTGGGTGACTTTTAAGAGTGGTTTGGGGCCTCTGGGGCAATGGGCAACTATGCTTCTTGAATAAGAATGTGGTAAATGGAAGAGCGAGATGGAGATAGTGACGCacaggtggtggtggagaagaacagatgCGGCAATGAATGAAGATAGCGGGCCTTCGATCAAATTTGACGGGCGATAACGCGCGGGGGCGCAGGAACTGGTTTTATCTCCTTCCCAAAGTTTCCTTTTCGTTTCTCAAAGGAGGGCTGTTGCGGGATGCACACACTTACCGTAGTATGAGCAGATGGACGTGGACAACTATGTTTTGATAGGGGTaaagaaatgaaaagaggaaaggaaaataAGTTATGGCCAAGGGGGATTCCATGCGAAAACGTCTCTCCCTGAATAAATAGAGGGTGCATTTGAGACATGGTGCTCAGCAGCTCTTGGAAAATCCATCTACATGGGCAATCCACCAGGCGAGGGAAAATTTTGTTCCTATTTATTCATAAATTCCCCCGAACACGTCATTTTGCCGAGGTTTCTGCAGAAAGGGTAAGCACAATTCAGGCTCATCATTTCCTTGTGGTGATGCCTGCATCTGTGTCGACgaataggagaagagatttgGGGAATGGCAATTGGTAAATAAGGCACCTGACATGTTTGTGCTATCTGAGCTCCGAACACCGAGTTCCCCGGCGGCCCACGGCATACCATCCGGCGCAAGGTGCCTTTATTTACTCCGCCGGTCTTCAGCCCGATCTGGATGACGAGCGagctctttctttctgaGCTCCTTTACTAGTCCAAGGAGCATAATCACATAATGTTATAGGAAGTATTTATATGTATACGGCTGCAGAGTACAGGGAGCAGCAGCTCTTTCTTGCTATTTTTCAAGCCGAACTCTAGACTGCTCTCATTGGGACGAGGGATGACCGATAATCAATTGCCAATAACGCCTAAATTGTGATCATCACCAGACCACAATGCCATGAAGAACTATATATAAATACCTTTGCTCCAGGCGAAGATTTGTTGACACCCATCTCTATCCTTCCCCCTCAGTAGTGACCCCAACAAGCATAAAAAATCGACAACTGAAGTATTACGAACGGCGAGCTGGGCGTGCTCCACGCCTGAGCTGGGACGCCGTTTAGGTGGTGATTAAAATAGACAGACTGTTCGTTCGCTATTCGCATGCCCGAAGACCTCACTATATGAAACCATGCACTACTCAGGCAGGGGACAAAAGGCGGAGAGAATAGAAAGAGATTATGAGACACCATATGATGGACAAGAATAACAAGTACATATCATGTACGAGCACGAATAACGAAGATACGACATACGCGTTGATAGAGAaactgaaaaaaaaaagaaaaaacttTAAGCAAGCGGGAAGCACCAGAGTCTCCCATAGGATAAGATAAAGGTACGAGCAAAAAAGGCAAGTTATTACTAGTGTAAAATATGTGgcggagaaaaaggaacgGCAGGCGCTTATATAAGATAGATTCGAGGTTTGCTGAATATAACTACATTTGTACTTGGAGAATCGTTTGTGAATTTGTTGTGCGTGATATGGCGAATTTCCTTTATTATCTTTAGTTTTGATTCATTATAAGATACCAGAATCGCGTAAAGCATTTTGAAGAATGGTTTCTTTAACAGCTGCAAATACCAGCCGGATCTAGAAAGGGATTATCAGTAACATGGTCACCTTACACGAGGAAGGTGATATGACAGACGTACGTTCGACGTATCGGTCGCTTGGGTGAGATGGGGGTACACTGATAACCTCGCTCGGTTGGTCTGTGTGAATCTCCACAAGATATACTTAGCGGCTTTGTTGATATCAGCCCCGCCTAGATCCATAGTCAGCGCTATGCAAACTGTCACCAAGAACAGATTACTTACCAGTGTATTCGGGGAAATACTGCACAAGCGGGACCTTTGGTAATTTTTGCTTGAACAAGTCAATCttgttgaggaaaaggatgacCGACGTTCGCAGGAACCACCTTGAGTTGATCACGGActcgaagaggacgagcgATTCTTGCATTCGGTTCTAAAAAGGAATTAGCATGTATCCTGACAAATCCCAAAAGCAACTCACCTGTCCTGACTCTTCTAACAACACTTGATCGTATTCTGACAATGCAACACAGAAGATAATAGATGTAACCGCCTCGAAACCTAGATCAATGTAAGTGTCATCTCATGGAACCCAAAAAATGATTACCCACAATGGAtccatttctttctctcacTTCTCTGTCCACCCACATCAAACATGTGAATGCTCAACTGCCCCATGTTGAATCTTGTCTCACTGATACCCgtcgtcttcgtcctcgcTCTCAGTACATCAGCCTCATCGGGGACATAATCCGGCGCTGCAATCTTCCTGATGTTGGCGAAAAAGTAGGTTGCAGAGTCCATAAGGTAGAACTCTGAGCTACGGTCCATGACAGAGGGAATGACAGGGTCATGCCAGAGAGAGTCGATGTTGTACAGAATTTCTGAGGGGACTACAGCGTTAAGGTCGGCATCCATGCGGTATTCGAGGATACGGTCGGCATATGCCTATAACAGAATAAGTGATACTCAAAGATaatggaagatgtagaACGTACTCTGTTGTTAACGTCCTCGGGGTCTACGCCAATCTTTCTCATCGCCATGATCAACGCCTGGGCAGAGTCAAGAACGTTTTTATAGATGACACCTCTGAAAGAGAGTAGTTCGTCTTTAGAGTAACCATTTTGGTGAATAATCTTCATCTGCTTGACGATTGTAGATTTTCCAGATTCACCGGATCCTTCACAGCCTCGTCAGCACATTCCTCCACCATACGGAAACCTACTCACCTAACAATAGGATCTTACACTCCTTtctaatcttcttctggtcATCTTCCAGTTGCCTGTCTATCTGATTACTCCTATCTTTATTCCCTTTTGAGTCCTGCGCTCTTGGTGGTTCTGTAGTTGCCAAGGCAGCTGCTAGACCCTGTCCCACACTTGTTCCTGTCCTATTCGTTCCTGTTGTGTCGTCCTTTATGCCAGTTGTTGTCGCGCTGGTGGGTGATGtaccagcaccagcaccTGTGGCTGTAGTTATAGTTGAGGCTTGTGGTGGGCGGGAAGAGGTAGTGGATGCATGGACTTGCTTGGTCTCTGCGGCCTTCTTAGGAGCTTTTGGAGCAGACATACAACTGCCCATCGTGAATTGAATTGAAAGCGGGGcagagagatgaaagaaaaaagattaTAAATGGGTGGCGCGATGAGAAGCGATGCGGGGAAGAGACGGGCGCTGACAAAAGGGCGGACGGAAGCCGTTGCAGGGATTAGGACTAAGAAGATGTGTGGTTTATAACAATGTATTTCGTGGGTCTGTATAGTTTTGTATTAGCGATGATTTGTTTGGGTTTTACAAGATGTCAAGTAGTAGCCAGCGGGCGAATGGCCTCGACGCGACTACGTGCGAAATAGCAAGAACGCGGATATCTGGCTAATCATGGACACAATGCCAAGTAGGCAGACAAAACTATCTGAGGTAAATCACGCACGCGCTGCCAGGACTATCGAAATTTCTCTCCAATATATAAAAGATTATCCCTGGCCAAGCCGTAGCCGAAGAAGCCAGACAGGGGACGGGTAACGACCACGACTTACCAGCCAAAAATTCTGCGTGCTGTTCTCTTACGATGGCCACTGTCTCTGCGTGTCGGGATGTCACTGGCCCTCTGAGGCTGACTTGAGTGTGTTagtgggaggaggatttgTAAAAAGTAACAGTAACGTAAGACGAGATAGATGAGATTCGGTCTAGACACATGTTCAGGCTAACGCTACGCTTTCTTCAAAATTGCCCCGCAGTCGGCATCCTGCGAAACAGATACTTTTGCTTTATTTGTTCCATTTTCGGCCTCCGACGAAGTATACTCATGCACCATCAGTTTTCTCTTGCAGTGTCTAATTTCATGCCCAAGGGGAGGTGGAATAGGAATGCATAAACTAATTGGAAGCTGCTGCTATCTATATTAATGCTAGACTTTTCTGCGTAGTCCAAAATAACAACTCGAGGCTCAGACCATCTGGAACTACGGCATCGTTCACATGTCGTTCGCGCCACATGAAGCACTTGAGGCACATTAGAGGGTCATTGATCACTGCAAGATCCAAGAAGGAAGTCCAGGAGGCGTCCCCCCTGCCGTGCCTCTCCTTGTGATCATGGTCCTTCATGTGGCAGGTGGCCTGATGGCGATGGATGTGACGGATCGATAATGGTTATCAACGAACGACGGCTGGCTCGCGGGTAAGGATTCCCCTTTTTTGATATCCATAACGCAGTATAGTGATGGTTCAATACCGTCGGTCGACGTCCTTTTCTCGGTGTCATGTGTAGCTAGTTAGTCGTCCTTGTACATTGAtcactctttccttcttctttcttcagGCTCCTGAGACCTGGAAATCCTATTGAATGGATGACCACGGGTGCATATCAAGGAAATGAGAAACGTGCGAGTTTGATATGAGGGAGTAGACGATGTGCGAGCTCGCCTGCTGGTACTTCAAGAGACGGCGATGCCCAATAAATGCCCAATTTCTTATTTATTTTCCACTTCCTGTAAGTCATGTAATCTGAAATCCCTGCTGTAATTCCTTTTGCTCATTGCCtcatcattattattacaTCCCGACTGGCCCACGTGGCGCATACGGAGTGCTGCAGTTAATGGAGCCCCATACACGCCCAATATGTCGATTGCCGTAAAACAGTCGCTTTATCGTCATCTGAAGGCTGACCGTTTGTAGCTCGCATGACCCAATGGTACTGTGCTGTGTAGATAAAAACCTGCTAGCAGAGCTAAGAGAGATCAAGAATAAACGAAAGTCGAGAGCTAACAATAAATACCACCCATCTCATGGACCGTGGCGCAAGAAGCCGTCGCCCGTTCGTGGCATATGGTGGGGTCAGTCCTGGGCGCGGCCAGGGCAGCCTTGTGGCttcgttctttttctttttcttttcttctttttatGTACAGTGTCAGATCCAGCGTCCAAGGTAGGAACAAGAGGCGTTGGATAATAGTAACAAAACAGCCGTGGCAAACGGCAGATGACAGCAGAGAAATGGCCGGTAAAAAATGTCTGCCGACGGAGGGCAGT
Above is a genomic segment from Cryptococcus deuterogattii R265 chromosome 8, complete sequence containing:
- a CDS encoding guanine nucleotide-binding protein subunit alpha, producing the protein MGSCMSAPKAPKKAAETKQVHASTTSSRPPQASTITTATGAGAGTSPTSATTTGIKDDTTGTNRTGTSVGQGLAAALATTEPPRAQDSKGNKDRSNQIDRQLEDDQKKIRKECKILLLGSGESGKSTIVKQMKIIHQNGYSKDELLSFRGVIYKNVLDSAQALIMAMRKIGVDPEDVNNRAYADRILEYRMDADLNAVVPSEILYNIDSLWHDPVIPSVMDRSSEFYLMDSATYFFANIRKIAAPDYVPDEADVLRARTKTTGISETRFNMGQLSIHMFDVGGQRSERKKWIHCFEAVTSIIFCVALSEYDQVLLEESGQNRMQESLVLFESVINSRWFLRTSVILFLNKIDLFKQKLPKVPLVQYFPEYTGGADINKAAKYILWRFTQTNRARLSVYPHLTQATDTSNIRLVFAAVKETILQNALRDSGIL